A window of Candidatus Pantoea floridensis contains these coding sequences:
- a CDS encoding Cox family DNA-binding protein: MSTMSDGLEVKSLADAVTYQKFGEMIGKPASAIKAMAENNKLPLIEWRNPENPTGRAGEKMVYLPEFNRAMRDAYYSRPTEQRDAWLLWLGL, encoded by the coding sequence ATGAGCACGATGAGTGATGGTTTGGAGGTCAAAAGCCTCGCTGACGCAGTTACGTACCAGAAGTTTGGCGAGATGATCGGAAAGCCGGCCAGCGCAATTAAAGCGATGGCTGAGAACAATAAGCTGCCGCTGATTGAATGGCGTAACCCGGAAAACCCTACCGGCCGAGCTGGTGAAAAAATGGTGTATCTGCCTGAATTTAATCGTGCTATGCGCGATGCATATTACTCCCGTCCGACTGAACAACGCGATGCCTGGTTGCTATGGCTGGGTCTTTAA
- a CDS encoding helix-turn-helix transcriptional regulator, translating into MSTTYSEKLRLIRIAEGLTQTQLRDLTGLGLSTIRNYETHLKEPGLKVVDKFLSIDLFQKYTLWLMTNRVAPEAGQIAPKGAEDLDDEGDNADAANQ; encoded by the coding sequence ATGTCAACAACGTACAGTGAAAAATTAAGATTAATCCGTATTGCCGAGGGGCTTACTCAAACGCAACTTCGTGATTTAACAGGGCTTGGCCTTAGCACCATTAGAAATTATGAAACGCACTTAAAAGAGCCTGGACTGAAGGTTGTAGACAAATTTCTATCAATCGATTTATTCCAGAAGTACACCCTTTGGCTCATGACAAATCGGGTCGCGCCTGAAGCAGGACAGATAGCCCCTAAAGGTGCTGAAGATTTAGACGACGAAGGCGATAACGCCGATGCTGCTAATCAGTAG